A genomic segment from Streptomyces sp. NBC_00459 encodes:
- a CDS encoding LLM class F420-dependent oxidoreductase, giving the protein MRLAVTIFLTDETITPTRLARELEQRGFAGLYLPEHTHIPVERTTPYPAGGDLPPEYGRTLDPFVALGQAAAVTERLALGTGITLVAQHDPIDLAKQIATLDHLSGGRFTLGLGYGWNVEEAADHGVEWRTRRELTRDRMALMRALWADEPTAYEGEFGSVRASSAYPKPVQKPRGPVVGPRTLIGGSAGPKLFAHISEYADGWLPIGGRGLSESLPVLRSVWADAGRDPAALQVVPYAVQPTPGKLAHYAELGIEETVVQLPPAGEAEVLGLLDGYAPYL; this is encoded by the coding sequence ATGCGCCTAGCCGTCACGATCTTCCTCACCGACGAGACGATCACCCCGACCCGACTCGCCCGTGAGCTGGAACAGCGCGGGTTCGCCGGGCTGTATCTGCCCGAGCACACGCACATACCGGTCGAGCGGACCACCCCGTACCCGGCGGGCGGCGACCTGCCGCCCGAGTACGGACGTACGCTCGACCCCTTCGTCGCGCTCGGCCAGGCCGCCGCCGTCACCGAGCGGCTCGCCCTCGGCACGGGCATCACGCTCGTCGCCCAGCACGACCCGATCGACCTCGCCAAGCAGATCGCGACCCTCGACCACCTCTCCGGCGGACGCTTCACCCTCGGACTCGGCTACGGCTGGAACGTCGAGGAGGCCGCCGACCACGGTGTGGAATGGCGTACGCGGCGCGAGCTGACCAGGGACCGGATGGCGCTGATGCGCGCCCTGTGGGCGGACGAACCGACCGCGTACGAGGGCGAGTTCGGAAGTGTGCGGGCCAGCAGCGCGTACCCCAAGCCGGTGCAGAAGCCGCGTGGGCCGGTCGTCGGCCCCCGCACCCTCATCGGCGGCTCGGCCGGGCCGAAACTGTTCGCCCACATCAGCGAGTACGCCGACGGCTGGCTGCCGATCGGCGGGCGCGGCCTGTCCGAGTCACTGCCCGTACTGCGGTCGGTGTGGGCGGACGCGGGCCGCGACCCGGCCGCCCTCCAGGTCGTCCCGTACGCGGTCCAGCCCACCCCGGGCAAGCTCGCCCACTACGCCGAGCTGGGCATCGAGGAGACCGTGGTGCAGCTGCCGCCGGCCGGGGAGGCGGAGGTGCTCGGCCTGCTGGACGGGTACGCCCCCTACCTGTAG
- a CDS encoding LAETG motif-containing sortase-dependent surface protein, with the protein MPPADGEPECPSEPGKDDKILRTTISAGTNKLVADGAWREITFKLENRSDIALKKVQVGLERMAHGNAPDGTLPNEVLEYVNLQEWDAKSRTWKSVWWDEVQIGGSLLGYYDVAPHRTTNVAVRIKVGKNMPYGRFPELEHENIGSGYLEADTYGLPENKGVCEYGDHWAFTIHKPGTNTGDGDGGGATSTPTSGTGGNTPTPQTGTTAPVTPGPTPTGDLAHTGSSSALPVIAGVGGAAVVLGAGAVYVVRRRRSGTGTHA; encoded by the coding sequence GTGCCGCCTGCCGACGGGGAGCCGGAGTGCCCCAGTGAGCCGGGCAAGGACGACAAGATCCTGCGAACCACCATTTCCGCCGGGACCAACAAGCTGGTCGCGGACGGTGCCTGGCGCGAGATCACGTTCAAGCTGGAGAACCGCTCGGACATCGCCCTCAAGAAGGTGCAGGTCGGGCTGGAGAGGATGGCGCACGGCAACGCTCCCGACGGAACGTTGCCGAACGAGGTGCTGGAGTACGTCAATCTCCAGGAGTGGGATGCCAAGTCCCGTACCTGGAAGAGTGTCTGGTGGGACGAGGTGCAGATCGGCGGCTCGTTGCTCGGCTACTACGACGTGGCCCCCCACAGGACGACGAACGTCGCCGTGCGCATCAAGGTCGGCAAGAACATGCCCTACGGCAGGTTCCCCGAACTCGAACACGAGAACATCGGGAGCGGCTATCTCGAAGCCGATACCTATGGTCTCCCCGAGAACAAGGGTGTGTGCGAATACGGGGACCACTGGGCCTTCACCATCCACAAGCCCGGTACGAACACCGGAGACGGTGACGGCGGTGGAGCCACCTCCACGCCCACCAGCGGCACCGGCGGCAACACCCCCACTCCCCAGACCGGCACCACCGCACCGGTCACCCCCGGCCCCACCCCCACCGGCGACCTCGCCCACACCGGCTCCTCCTCCGCGCTCCCGGTGATCGCCGGCGTGGGCGGCGCGGCCGTGGTCCTCGGCGCCGGTGCCGTGTACGTCGTACGGCGCCGCAGGTCCGGTACCGGCACCCACGCCTGA
- a CDS encoding FAD-binding oxidoreductase — MTDISDPVLAMPGIPAQGIPAQGVPAQGVPAITPADPRYLSLTTRSRNTRFTGRPDRIHVPRTAEEVRRVVTAAVHDGSRLAVRGGGHGLEGLVDDPAVRTLVDLSELDDVTYDEDRAAFGIGAGALLGSVYRSLYLNWGVALPGGTCPSVGLGGYVQGGGFGALCRRHGLIVDHLEAVEVVVADGAGEARTVVAARSPSDPHHDLWWAHTGAGGGNFGVVTRYWFRSPEADSDAPRDVLPRPPKTVLFASAEWPWETLSERDFARLVRNHGDWHSTEDGTDPTYESLYSALYLNQHAVGRIVLGAQLDGSAPAAHDRLKEYVAAVGSGVGTPCRITYTSMPWLGVTQRDVENRGELTRSKSKGAYLRRPYSAAETELLFRRLSDPDYDGHTTVVLFSYGRKVNTVDPAATAVAQRDSVLKSYLGTYWTDPADDERHIRRIRELYRDLYVETGGVPVSDARTDGSYINYPDVDLADPRWNTSGVPWHSLYFKGNYPRLQRAKAVWDPRNVFRHALSVRASG; from the coding sequence ATGACTGACATATCCGATCCCGTCCTCGCCATGCCCGGCATCCCTGCGCAGGGCATCCCGGCGCAGGGCGTGCCCGCACAGGGCGTACCCGCGATCACTCCCGCCGACCCCCGCTACCTCTCCCTCACCACGCGGTCGCGCAACACGCGCTTCACCGGCCGGCCGGACCGGATCCATGTGCCGCGTACCGCCGAAGAGGTACGCCGGGTCGTCACCGCCGCCGTCCACGACGGGTCACGGCTCGCGGTGCGCGGCGGCGGCCACGGCCTGGAGGGCCTGGTGGACGACCCGGCGGTGCGCACCCTCGTCGACCTGTCCGAGCTCGACGACGTCACGTACGACGAGGACCGGGCGGCATTCGGCATCGGCGCGGGCGCACTGCTCGGCTCCGTCTACCGTTCCCTGTACCTGAACTGGGGCGTGGCCCTGCCCGGCGGCACCTGCCCGTCGGTCGGGCTCGGCGGCTATGTCCAGGGCGGAGGCTTCGGCGCGCTGTGCCGACGGCACGGGCTGATCGTCGACCACCTGGAGGCGGTGGAGGTCGTCGTCGCCGACGGCGCGGGTGAGGCCCGCACCGTGGTCGCCGCCCGGTCCCCCTCCGACCCGCACCACGATCTGTGGTGGGCGCACACCGGCGCGGGCGGCGGGAACTTCGGAGTGGTCACGCGCTACTGGTTCCGCTCCCCGGAAGCGGACTCGGACGCCCCGCGGGACGTGCTGCCCCGGCCGCCGAAGACGGTCCTCTTCGCTTCCGCCGAGTGGCCCTGGGAGACGCTGAGCGAGCGGGACTTCGCCAGGCTCGTCCGCAACCACGGCGACTGGCACAGCACGGAGGACGGCACGGACCCGACGTACGAGAGTCTGTACAGCGCGCTGTACCTCAACCAGCACGCGGTCGGCCGGATCGTCCTCGGCGCGCAGCTGGACGGCTCTGCCCCCGCCGCACACGACCGGCTCAAGGAGTACGTCGCCGCTGTGGGCAGCGGCGTAGGGACCCCGTGCCGGATCACGTACACGAGCATGCCGTGGCTGGGAGTCACCCAGCGGGACGTGGAGAACCGCGGGGAGCTGACCCGCTCGAAGAGCAAGGGCGCCTATCTGCGGCGGCCGTACTCGGCCGCGGAGACCGAGCTGCTCTTCCGGCGTCTCTCCGACCCGGACTACGACGGTCATACGACGGTGGTGCTGTTCTCCTACGGCCGGAAGGTCAACACGGTGGACCCCGCGGCGACCGCCGTCGCCCAGCGGGATTCGGTCCTCAAGAGCTACCTCGGCACGTATTGGACCGATCCCGCCGACGACGAGCGGCACATCCGCAGAATCCGGGAACTGTACCGGGATCTCTACGTGGAGACAGGCGGAGTACCCGTCTCCGACGCACGTACCGACGGCTCTTACATCAACTATCCGGACGTGGATCTGGCCGATCCGCGCTGGAACACCTCAGGCGTTCCCTGGCACTCGCTGTACTTCAAAGGGAATTACCCCCGTCTCCAGCGGGCCAAGGCCGTCTGGGATCCGCGGAATGTCTTCCGGCACGCTCTGTCGGTACGGGCGTCCGGCTGA
- a CDS encoding phosphotriesterase family protein, which yields MRTESPFPHDPVPTVRGPVAAADLGVTLAHEHLFVLSSEFQSNFPHLWDREAGVREAVRQLEQAYAAGVRTLVDMTVLGQGRDIGLVRAVAERTPVNIVLATGVYSVDGIPLFARFRGPGAAVEADDPLIELLLRDVTTGIADSGVRAGLVKFACERTPPDASAHRMAAVVAEVHRHTGVPVVVHCDPFEGNGVHLVRLLEKEGVAAGSVVVAHAGDSADLKGLRALADTGCVLGYDRYGMTPFAPDEQRNATLAALVRAGHAAQLLVSQDHPVHIDYLTAEQRERVYPGWSYVHLFERVLPLLLKEPGIDEETVHTLLVDNPRRLLSRIAAPRPSGERTEVRDAA from the coding sequence GTGCGTACGGAAAGTCCCTTCCCGCACGACCCGGTACCGACGGTGCGCGGGCCGGTCGCCGCGGCGGACCTGGGTGTCACGCTCGCGCACGAGCATCTTTTCGTGTTGAGTTCCGAATTCCAGTCGAATTTCCCCCACTTGTGGGACCGCGAGGCCGGAGTACGTGAGGCCGTGCGCCAATTGGAGCAGGCGTACGCGGCCGGGGTGCGGACCCTCGTGGACATGACGGTGCTCGGACAGGGGCGTGACATCGGCCTGGTGCGTGCCGTCGCCGAGCGCACCCCGGTGAACATCGTGCTCGCCACCGGCGTCTACAGCGTCGACGGCATACCGCTCTTCGCCCGCTTCCGGGGCCCCGGCGCCGCCGTCGAGGCGGACGACCCGCTGATCGAGCTGCTCCTGCGGGACGTCACCACCGGCATCGCGGACAGCGGAGTCCGGGCGGGCCTGGTGAAGTTCGCCTGCGAGCGCACCCCGCCGGACGCGTCCGCGCACCGGATGGCCGCAGTCGTCGCCGAGGTGCACCGGCACACCGGCGTACCGGTGGTGGTGCACTGCGACCCGTTCGAGGGCAACGGCGTCCACCTGGTGCGGCTCCTGGAGAAGGAAGGCGTGGCGGCCGGCTCCGTGGTCGTCGCGCACGCCGGGGACTCGGCCGACCTGAAGGGCCTGCGCGCCCTCGCGGACACCGGCTGCGTCCTTGGCTACGACCGCTACGGCATGACGCCCTTCGCCCCCGACGAGCAGCGCAACGCCACTTTGGCAGCGCTCGTCCGGGCGGGCCACGCGGCCCAGTTGCTCGTCTCGCAGGACCACCCGGTGCACATCGACTACCTGACGGCCGAGCAGCGGGAACGCGTGTATCCGGGCTGGAGCTACGTCCATCTCTTCGAGCGCGTCCTGCCGCTCCTCCTGAAGGAGCCGGGCATCGACGAGGAGACCGTGCACACCCTCCTGGTCGACAACCCGCGGCGGCTGCTGTCGCGGATCGCCGCGCCCCGCCCCTCCGGCGAGCGCACGGAGGTGCGGGATGCCGCTTGA
- a CDS encoding bifunctional FO biosynthesis protein CofGH, producing MTTPETSGTGSTERPGATGPTENSMRRALKRARDGVALDVGEAAVLLQARGEALDDLTASAARVRDAGLEAAGRPGVITYSKSVFIPLTRLCRDKCHYCTFVTVPGKLRRAGHGMFMSPDEVLDIARRGAALGCKEALITLGDKPEDRWPEAREWLDAHGYDDTIAYVRAISIRILEETGLLPHLNPGVMSWTDFQRLKPVAPSMGMMLETTATRLWSEPGGPHYGSPDKEPAVRLRVLEDAGRSSVPFTSGILIGIGETYEERAESLFALRRISRAYHSVQELIIQNFRAKPDTAMRGMPDAELDELVATVAVARHIMGPSACLQAPPNLVDSEYERLIGAGIDDWGGVSPITIDHVNPERPWPQIEELASKSAAVGFELRERLCVYPEFVQRGEPWLDPRLLPHVRALADPETGLAREDAIVEGHPWQEPEEVFVSSGRTDLHTTIDTDGRTSDRRDDFDEVYGDWGALREAAAPGMVPERIDTDVRQALRTAADDPTRLTDDEALALFHADGPALDALCQVADDVRKSAVGDDVTYIVTRNINFTNVCYTGCRFCAFAQRRTDADAYTLSLDQVADRAQQAWDVGAVEVCMQGGIHPDLPGTAYFDIARAVKERVPGMHVHAFSPMEVVNGATRTGMPIREWLTAAKEAGLDTIPGTAAEILDDEVRWVLTKGKLPTATWIEVVTTAHELGIRSSSTMMYGHVDQPRHWLGHFRTLARIQQQTGGFTEFVTLPFIHTNAPVYLAGIARPGPTMRDNRAVIAMARLLLHTHIPNIQTSWVKLGTEGAAEMLRSGANDLGGTLMEETISRMAGSSYGSYKSVKDLIAVAEAAGRPARPRTTLYGEVTEERQRAAALSDGHLPELLPVLE from the coding sequence ATGACGACTCCCGAGACCTCCGGAACCGGTTCCACCGAGCGCCCCGGCGCCACCGGCCCGACCGAGAACTCCATGCGTCGCGCCCTGAAACGTGCCCGGGACGGTGTCGCCCTCGACGTCGGCGAGGCGGCCGTGCTGCTCCAGGCCCGCGGCGAGGCCCTCGACGACCTCACCGCGTCCGCGGCCCGCGTACGGGACGCCGGCCTGGAGGCCGCGGGTCGCCCCGGCGTCATCACGTACTCGAAGAGCGTCTTCATCCCCCTGACCCGGCTCTGCCGTGACAAGTGCCACTACTGCACCTTCGTGACCGTGCCGGGCAAGCTCCGCCGGGCCGGACACGGCATGTTCATGTCCCCGGACGAGGTCCTCGACATCGCCCGCCGCGGCGCGGCCCTCGGCTGCAAGGAAGCGCTGATCACCCTCGGCGACAAGCCCGAGGACCGCTGGCCGGAGGCGCGCGAGTGGCTCGACGCGCACGGCTACGACGACACGATCGCGTACGTCCGCGCCATCTCGATCCGCATCCTGGAGGAGACGGGCCTGCTGCCCCACCTCAACCCGGGCGTGATGTCCTGGACGGACTTCCAGCGTCTGAAGCCCGTCGCCCCCTCCATGGGCATGATGCTGGAGACGACCGCGACCCGCCTCTGGTCCGAGCCGGGCGGCCCGCACTACGGCTCCCCGGACAAGGAACCCGCCGTACGGCTACGGGTGTTGGAGGACGCGGGTCGTTCGTCCGTCCCCTTCACTTCCGGGATCCTGATCGGCATCGGCGAGACGTACGAGGAGCGGGCGGAGTCGCTCTTCGCGCTCCGCAGGATCTCGCGCGCCTACCACTCCGTCCAGGAACTGATCATCCAGAACTTCCGCGCCAAGCCGGACACCGCGATGCGCGGAATGCCCGACGCGGAACTGGACGAGCTCGTCGCGACGGTGGCGGTGGCACGCCACATCATGGGCCCGAGCGCCTGCCTCCAGGCCCCGCCCAACCTCGTCGACTCCGAGTACGAGCGGTTGATCGGCGCCGGCATCGACGACTGGGGCGGGGTCTCCCCGATCACCATCGACCACGTCAACCCGGAACGCCCCTGGCCCCAGATCGAGGAACTGGCCTCGAAATCGGCGGCCGTCGGCTTCGAACTGCGCGAACGCCTCTGCGTCTACCCGGAGTTCGTACAGCGCGGCGAGCCCTGGCTCGACCCCCGCCTCCTCCCGCACGTACGAGCACTCGCCGACCCCGAGACGGGCCTCGCGCGCGAGGACGCGATCGTCGAGGGGCACCCGTGGCAGGAGCCGGAGGAGGTGTTCGTGTCGTCCGGCCGCACCGACCTGCACACCACCATCGACACCGACGGCCGTACGTCCGACCGGCGCGACGACTTCGACGAGGTGTACGGCGACTGGGGCGCCCTGCGCGAGGCCGCGGCGCCCGGGATGGTGCCGGAGCGCATCGACACGGACGTACGGCAGGCGTTGCGCACGGCGGCCGACGACCCCACTCGTCTGACCGACGACGAGGCGCTGGCCCTCTTCCACGCGGACGGCCCCGCACTGGACGCGCTGTGCCAAGTCGCCGACGACGTAAGGAAGTCGGCGGTCGGGGACGACGTCACCTACATCGTCACCCGGAACATCAACTTCACCAACGTCTGCTACACCGGCTGCCGTTTCTGCGCCTTCGCCCAGCGCCGCACGGACGCCGACGCCTACACGCTGTCCCTGGACCAGGTGGCCGACCGCGCCCAACAGGCCTGGGACGTGGGGGCGGTTGAGGTCTGTATGCAGGGCGGAATCCATCCCGACCTGCCGGGCACCGCCTACTTCGACATCGCGCGCGCGGTGAAGGAGAGGGTCCCCGGCATGCATGTCCACGCCTTCTCGCCCATGGAGGTGGTGAACGGCGCGACCCGCACCGGGATGCCGATCCGCGAGTGGCTGACAGCCGCGAAGGAAGCCGGTCTCGACACGATCCCCGGCACGGCGGCCGAGATCCTCGACGACGAGGTCCGCTGGGTCCTGACGAAGGGCAAGCTGCCGACGGCGACCTGGATCGAAGTCGTCACGACCGCCCATGAGTTGGGCATCCGCTCGTCCTCGACGATGATGTACGGCCACGTGGACCAGCCGCGCCACTGGCTCGGCCACTTCCGCACCCTGGCCCGCATCCAGCAACAGACGGGCGGCTTCACGGAGTTCGTCACGCTCCCCTTCATCCACACCAACGCCCCGGTGTACCTGGCGGGCATCGCGCGGCCCGGCCCGACGATGCGCGACAACCGGGCGGTCATCGCCATGGCCCGCCTTCTCCTGCACACCCACATCCCCAACATCCAGACCAGCTGGGTCAAGCTGGGCACGGAGGGCGCGGCGGAGATGCTCCGCTCGGGCGCGAACGACCTGGGCGGCACTCTGATGGAGGAGACGATCTCGCGGATGGCGGGGTCGTCGTACGGCTCGTACAAGTCGGTGAAGGACCTGATCGCGGTCGCGGAGGCGGCGGGACGTCCGGCCCGGCCCCGGACCACCCTCTACGGGGAGGTCACGGAGGAGCGGCAGCGGGCGGCGGCTCTGTCGGATGGGCATCTGCCGGAGCTGTTGCCCGTGTTGGAGTGA
- a CDS encoding CehA/McbA family metallohydrolase, with the protein MCEDDHGTSAGDGTGNELARRALFVTGAAAALTLGSVTFSHGTPAAAAADGNDGTETRTVRGTLPTGSPDFVYLPVEIPEGVRELRVSYSYDRPSVPAGTAGNALDIGVFDQRGTELGGKGFRGWSGGARTEFFVRADDATPGYIPGRVEAGTWHIALGPYTVSPQGLSYEITITLTYGEPGDAVDPVYPPERAKGRGRAWYRGDCHLHTWYSDGRRTPAEIAALARAAGLDFINSSDHNTHSSHAHWAAEAGDDLLVMVGEEVTTRNGHVLALGTDPGTFVDWRYRARDNRFGKYARRIRRAGGLVVPAHPHATCVGCNWKFGFAEADAVEVWNGTYSPEDEVALADWDGMLVASVREGAPGGRGWIPAMGNSDAHRDPDPVGVPQTVVLADDLTREAIQEGLRAGRSYVAESKSLSLSFTASGPKGEHADIGGRLKVSEDAPVTVRLEVSGAPRCTVRFVTDQGVLFTSAVLPVAGAGVVEWRTTPQYAAYVRAEVRHEAVLAPLPGALAAFTNPIFLGR; encoded by the coding sequence ATGTGCGAAGACGACCACGGAACCAGCGCCGGAGACGGCACGGGAAACGAGCTGGCCAGACGCGCTCTGTTCGTGACGGGAGCCGCCGCCGCGCTTACGTTGGGAAGCGTGACCTTCTCCCACGGCACCCCGGCCGCGGCGGCGGCCGACGGCAACGACGGTACGGAGACCAGGACCGTACGGGGCACGCTGCCCACCGGCTCCCCCGACTTCGTCTACCTGCCCGTCGAAATCCCGGAAGGCGTAAGGGAGTTGAGGGTCTCCTACAGCTATGACCGCCCCTCCGTCCCGGCCGGCACCGCGGGCAACGCGCTCGACATCGGTGTGTTCGACCAGCGCGGCACCGAACTGGGAGGCAAGGGCTTCCGGGGCTGGTCGGGCGGGGCCCGCACGGAGTTCTTCGTCCGCGCGGACGACGCGACGCCCGGCTACATCCCGGGCCGGGTGGAGGCCGGCACCTGGCACATCGCGCTGGGCCCCTACACGGTCTCCCCGCAGGGCCTCTCGTACGAGATCACCATCACGCTGACCTACGGCGAGCCCGGCGACGCCGTCGACCCGGTCTACCCGCCGGAGCGCGCGAAGGGGCGGGGCCGGGCCTGGTACCGGGGCGACTGTCACCTGCACACCTGGTACTCGGACGGCCGCCGAACCCCCGCCGAGATCGCGGCCCTGGCGCGGGCGGCGGGCCTGGACTTCATCAACAGCTCGGACCACAACACCCACTCGTCGCACGCCCATTGGGCCGCGGAGGCAGGCGACGACCTCCTCGTCATGGTGGGCGAGGAGGTGACGACCCGCAACGGCCACGTGCTCGCGCTCGGCACTGACCCGGGGACGTTCGTCGACTGGCGCTACCGGGCCCGTGACAACCGCTTCGGCAAGTACGCGCGCCGGATCCGCCGCGCCGGCGGCCTGGTGGTCCCGGCCCACCCGCACGCCACCTGCGTCGGCTGCAACTGGAAGTTCGGCTTCGCCGAGGCGGACGCGGTGGAGGTGTGGAACGGCACCTACTCGCCCGAGGACGAGGTGGCGCTCGCGGACTGGGACGGCATGCTGGTGGCGTCGGTGCGGGAGGGTGCCCCGGGCGGGCGCGGATGGATCCCGGCCATGGGCAACAGCGACGCCCACCGCGATCCCGACCCGGTGGGCGTCCCGCAGACGGTGGTCCTGGCCGACGACCTGACCCGGGAGGCGATCCAGGAGGGGTTGCGGGCAGGCCGCTCGTACGTCGCCGAGTCGAAGTCGCTCTCCCTCTCCTTCACGGCATCCGGCCCGAAGGGCGAACACGCGGACATCGGGGGCCGGTTGAAGGTGTCCGAGGACGCCCCGGTGACGGTCCGCCTGGAGGTGTCGGGCGCCCCGCGCTGCACGGTCCGCTTCGTGACGGACCAGGGCGTGCTGTTCACCAGCGCGGTCCTGCCGGTGGCGGGCGCGGGGGTCGTGGAGTGGCGTACGACGCCCCAGTACGCGGCGTACGTCCGGGCGGAGGTGCGGCACGAGGCGGTGCTCGCGCCGCTGCCCGGGGCGTTGGCCGCGTTCACCAACCCGATCTTCCTGGGGCGGTAG
- a CDS encoding SDR family oxidoreductase, translated as MSASSSTPSSLSGARVVVIGGSSGIGKAVARQAAAAGAQVVVGSRSQDKLEQTAKEIDGITTDVVDVTDEESVAAFFAGIDSLDHLVVCPGDMAVGSVYDVSLDAVRAALDTKIVGQLLSVRHAGRKISGQGSIVLIAGAAGFKSYADMSATAAANAGIGGMGRSLAVELAPVRVNVVVGGMIDTPLWSFLPDEARAGLFEQTAQSTPVGRVGQPDDVAATVLHLLENTFVTGAVLHIDGGGTL; from the coding sequence TTGTCCGCTTCCTCCTCCACCCCCTCTTCCCTGTCCGGCGCCCGTGTCGTGGTGATCGGCGGCTCGTCCGGCATCGGCAAGGCGGTGGCCCGGCAGGCCGCCGCCGCGGGTGCCCAGGTCGTCGTCGGCTCCCGCTCCCAGGACAAGCTGGAGCAGACCGCCAAGGAGATCGACGGCATCACCACCGATGTCGTGGACGTGACCGACGAGGAGAGCGTCGCCGCCTTCTTCGCGGGCATCGACTCCCTCGACCACCTCGTCGTCTGCCCCGGTGACATGGCCGTCGGCTCCGTCTACGACGTGTCCCTCGACGCGGTGCGCGCCGCCCTCGACACCAAGATCGTCGGCCAGCTGCTGAGTGTCCGGCACGCCGGCAGGAAGATCTCGGGCCAGGGCTCGATCGTGCTGATCGCCGGTGCGGCCGGCTTCAAGTCGTACGCCGACATGAGCGCGACCGCCGCCGCCAACGCGGGCATCGGCGGCATGGGCCGCTCCCTGGCCGTCGAGCTCGCCCCGGTGCGCGTCAACGTCGTCGTCGGCGGGATGATCGACACCCCGCTCTGGTCCTTCCTGCCCGACGAGGCCCGCGCGGGTCTCTTCGAGCAGACCGCGCAGAGCACCCCGGTGGGCCGCGTCGGACAGCCCGACGATGTCGCGGCAACGGTGCTCCACCTGCTGGAGAACACCTTCGTGACCGGCGCGGTCCTGCACATCGATGGCGGCGGCACGCTGTGA
- a CDS encoding cupin domain-containing protein: MPLEPWEELGAELLVDEDHVKCWVETVPPGEQRPAHTHRHPWVTVVLSGAHGESLDENGELIKAVSLETGQVVHNRGESLPMRHYVHNLSDRTLVMVAIELRTPSVPEEGPNP, encoded by the coding sequence ATGCCGCTTGAACCCTGGGAGGAGCTGGGCGCCGAACTGCTCGTCGACGAGGACCACGTCAAGTGCTGGGTGGAGACCGTGCCCCCCGGCGAGCAGCGGCCCGCCCACACCCACCGCCACCCCTGGGTGACCGTCGTGCTCTCCGGGGCGCACGGTGAATCCCTGGACGAGAACGGCGAGTTGATCAAAGCGGTGTCGCTGGAGACGGGACAGGTGGTGCACAACCGCGGCGAGTCCCTGCCCATGCGGCACTACGTCCACAACCTCTCCGACCGGACTCTCGTCATGGTCGCCATCGAGCTCCGCACGCCCAGCGTGCCGGAGGAAGGACCGAACCCATGA
- a CDS encoding MFS transporter has protein sequence MSEAAHGGATGLAGPAAPPRPRVGRITVLLLAAACGLCVANLYYLQPILPELAASLHRTPGSLTSSVSATQFGYALGLFALVPLGDAVDRRRLLTVLVTTAAAVLAVIPWADGEFLTGLFFLLGLVSVAAMVIVPQAAGMAPPERRGQVVGTVMTGVILGALLCRTFAGVVAELVDWRAVFWGAAALMLGVCVMLRRILPPQPAGTPLTARGYARLIGSLFSLVRARPVIMERCLYGALGFAAFTVLWTAVPLRLIQEPYHYGSAAIGAMGLLGAGGALGANLAGRFADRGRQRAVSACAFALIAVSFAVVSVLSSSLLVLGTAILLIDFAVQAAHISNQTTVFAQVGDEMRSRVTTVYMTCYFLGGAAGSALTGPLWAHGGWPDTALLGCAAGVCALLLLLGHAAVRRTVTSRKAMAATDD, from the coding sequence GTGAGCGAGGCGGCGCACGGCGGCGCGACGGGCCTGGCGGGGCCCGCCGCGCCGCCGCGGCCGCGGGTCGGCCGGATCACCGTGCTGCTGCTCGCCGCCGCCTGCGGTCTGTGCGTGGCCAACCTGTACTACCTCCAGCCGATCCTGCCCGAGCTCGCGGCCTCGCTGCACCGCACGCCCGGCTCGCTCACCTCGTCCGTCTCGGCCACCCAGTTCGGTTACGCCCTCGGCCTGTTCGCGCTGGTACCGCTGGGCGACGCCGTCGACCGCAGACGGCTGCTCACGGTCCTGGTGACCACGGCAGCCGCGGTGCTCGCGGTGATTCCCTGGGCGGACGGCGAGTTCCTCACCGGCCTGTTCTTCCTGCTCGGCCTGGTGAGCGTCGCCGCCATGGTGATCGTGCCGCAGGCCGCGGGCATGGCACCGCCCGAACGGCGCGGGCAGGTGGTGGGCACCGTGATGACCGGCGTCATCCTCGGCGCGCTGCTGTGCCGGACCTTCGCCGGGGTGGTGGCCGAACTCGTCGACTGGCGGGCCGTGTTCTGGGGTGCGGCGGCCCTGATGCTCGGTGTCTGCGTGATGCTGCGCCGCATCCTGCCCCCACAGCCCGCCGGAACGCCCCTGACCGCACGCGGGTACGCCCGGCTCATCGGCTCGCTGTTCTCCCTCGTCCGGGCACGGCCGGTGATCATGGAGCGCTGCCTGTACGGCGCCCTGGGGTTCGCCGCCTTCACCGTGCTGTGGACCGCCGTGCCGCTCCGCCTGATCCAGGAGCCCTACCACTACGGCTCCGCCGCGATCGGCGCGATGGGTCTGCTCGGCGCGGGCGGCGCCCTCGGCGCCAACCTGGCGGGCCGGTTCGCCGACCGGGGACGCCAACGGGCCGTCAGTGCCTGCGCGTTCGCGCTCATCGCCGTGTCGTTCGCCGTGGTGTCGGTCCTGTCGTCCTCACTGCTGGTGCTCGGCACGGCGATCCTCCTGATCGACTTCGCGGTCCAGGCCGCGCACATCTCCAACCAGACGACGGTCTTCGCCCAGGTCGGCGACGAGATGCGCAGCCGCGTCACGACCGTCTACATGACCTGCTACTTCCTCGGCGGTGCGGCGGGCTCCGCGCTGACGGGTCCCCTCTGGGCGCACGGCGGCTGGCCGGACACCGCCCTGCTCGGCTGTGCCGCGGGTGTCTGCGCCCTGCTCCTGCTCCTCGGCCACGCGGCGGTGCGCCGCACAGTGACCTCACGAAAGGCGATGGCCGCCACCGATGACTGA